The following are encoded together in the Candidatus Zixiibacteriota bacterium genome:
- a CDS encoding type II secretion system F family protein, with protein MPIFEYKGKTLAGTSVSGELKARDRGELEKLLRNNKILVSSVIKKPSSIKLSFGRKKIKKVHISRFTRQFATMIGAGLPMVQCLEILSQQSDSAGMRKVIGQVKESVQAGTTLAEALSRHKKTFDDLYVNMVDAGEIGGALDSILIRLAVYREKADALVRKVRGALIYPAVILIVAIGATTLMLTYIVPIFAKMFSGVGAELPGPTKFVLGLSHFLRANFLAGLIFLALAAVGFRFYVRTDQGRLTIDKLLLKLPLIGDLLRKSAISRFTRTLGTLISSGVSILEALDITAKTAGNKVIQNAIKKSVVAIAEGETITQPLKETGVFPPMVTQMISVGEKTGGLDDMLSKIADFYEEEVDAAVSALTSIIEPVVIIFMGGIVGGILISMYLPMFDIIGKIG; from the coding sequence TTGCCTATCTTCGAATACAAAGGAAAGACCTTAGCCGGAACATCTGTTTCCGGAGAGCTTAAAGCCAGAGACCGGGGCGAGCTGGAAAAGCTTCTGCGCAATAATAAGATCCTGGTAAGCTCGGTGATAAAAAAGCCATCCAGCATCAAACTCAGCTTTGGCCGTAAAAAAATTAAAAAAGTTCACATCTCCAGGTTTACCCGCCAGTTCGCTACCATGATCGGGGCAGGACTTCCCATGGTTCAATGTCTGGAGATACTCTCTCAGCAGAGCGATTCTGCAGGGATGAGAAAAGTGATCGGACAGGTCAAGGAAAGTGTCCAGGCAGGCACCACTTTAGCTGAAGCTCTATCCAGGCACAAGAAGACCTTCGATGATCTTTATGTAAACATGGTGGATGCCGGTGAGATAGGAGGAGCTCTGGATTCCATCCTTATAAGGTTAGCCGTCTATCGCGAGAAGGCTGATGCTTTGGTGCGAAAGGTAAGGGGCGCTCTGATCTATCCTGCTGTTATCCTTATAGTGGCTATAGGAGCTACTACCTTAATGCTTACTTACATTGTGCCCATCTTCGCCAAAATGTTTTCCGGGGTTGGAGCTGAGCTTCCAGGACCTACAAAATTCGTCTTAGGTTTAAGTCATTTCTTAAGAGCCAACTTTCTGGCCGGGTTGATTTTCCTGGCCCTGGCTGCAGTTGGGTTCAGGTTCTATGTGCGGACCGATCAGGGCCGTTTGACTATCGATAAACTCCTTTTGAAGCTTCCCTTAATCGGTGATCTTTTAAGGAAAAGCGCAATTTCCAGATTTACCCGCACCCTCGGAACTTTGATCTCCTCTGGAGTATCGATACTGGAGGCGCTGGACATCACTGCCAAGACTGCTGGTAACAAAGTTATCCAGAATGCCATAAAGAAATCGGTTGTCGCTATTGCTGAAGGAGAAACTATAACCCAGCCTTTGAAAGAGACCGGGGTATTTCCTCCTATGGTAACCCAGATGATCTCAGTTGGAGAAAAGACCGGAGGACTGGATGATATGCTTAGCAAGATAGCAGATTTCTACGAGGAGGAAGTGGATGCGGCTGTCTCAGCCTTGACCTCGATTATCGAGCCGGTGGTGATCATCTTTATGGGCGGCATAGTGGGAGGCATCCTGATCTCCATGTATCTGCCTATGTTCGATATCATAGGTAAAATTGGATAA